A stretch of the Mycolicibacterium celeriflavum genome encodes the following:
- a CDS encoding acyl-CoA dehydrogenase family protein, whose amino-acid sequence MDLNFDDATLAFQAEVRQFLADNKDKFPTKSYDTAEGFEEHRRWDRVLFDAGLSVITWPEKYGGRDASLLQWVVYEEEYFRAGAPGRASANGTSMLAPTLFAHGTEEQLDRVLPKMASGEEIWAQAWSEPESGSDLASLRSTATKTEGGWLLNGQKIWSSRAPFGERAFGLFRSDPEAQRHKGLTYFMFDLKADGVTVRPIAQLGGDTGFGEIFLDDVFVPDNDVIGEVHDGWRAAMSTSSNERGMSLRSPARFLAPAERLVAEWANDRDPAYADRVADAWIKAQAYRLHTFGTVTRVAAGGELGAESSVTKVFWSDLDVAIHQTALDLRGADGELADKWTDGLLFALGGPIYAGTNEIQRNIIAERLLGLPRK is encoded by the coding sequence ATGGACCTGAATTTCGACGACGCCACCTTGGCCTTCCAAGCCGAGGTACGCCAGTTCCTGGCGGACAACAAGGACAAGTTCCCGACCAAGTCCTACGACACCGCCGAGGGTTTCGAAGAGCATCGACGTTGGGACAGGGTGCTTTTCGACGCCGGGCTGTCGGTGATCACCTGGCCTGAAAAATACGGTGGCCGCGACGCGTCCCTGCTGCAGTGGGTGGTCTACGAGGAGGAGTACTTCCGCGCCGGCGCGCCGGGTCGCGCCAGCGCCAACGGCACTTCGATGCTGGCGCCGACGTTGTTCGCGCACGGCACCGAAGAACAGCTCGACCGCGTGCTGCCGAAAATGGCCAGCGGCGAGGAGATTTGGGCGCAGGCCTGGTCGGAGCCGGAATCCGGCAGCGATTTGGCTTCCCTGCGCTCGACCGCGACCAAGACCGAGGGCGGCTGGCTGCTCAACGGGCAGAAGATCTGGAGTTCACGGGCGCCATTCGGCGAGCGGGCGTTCGGTTTGTTCCGTTCCGATCCGGAGGCGCAGCGCCACAAGGGCCTGACCTACTTCATGTTCGACCTCAAGGCCGACGGCGTCACGGTGCGTCCCATCGCGCAGTTGGGCGGCGACACGGGATTCGGCGAGATCTTCCTCGACGACGTGTTCGTTCCCGACAACGATGTCATCGGCGAAGTGCACGACGGGTGGCGCGCAGCGATGAGCACCTCGAGCAACGAGCGCGGTATGTCGTTGCGCAGCCCCGCCCGGTTCTTGGCGCCGGCTGAAAGGCTGGTGGCCGAATGGGCCAACGACCGCGACCCCGCGTACGCCGACCGGGTCGCCGACGCGTGGATAAAGGCACAGGCTTACCGGTTGCACACGTTCGGGACCGTAACGCGCGTCGCCGCAGGCGGTGAGCTGGGCGCCGAGTCCTCGGTGACGAAAGTGTTCTGGTCCGACCTCGACGTCGCGATCCACCAGACCGCACTCGACTTGCGCGGCGCCGACGGTGAGCTCGCCGACAAGTGGACCGATGGCCTGCTGTTCGCTCTCGGCGGCCCGATCTACGCCGGTACCAACGAGATCCAGCGCAATATCATCGCCGAGCGCCTCCTGGGGCTTCCCCGAAAGTAG
- a CDS encoding pyridoxal phosphate-dependent aminotransferase codes for MDVWLAAAERQRSHGDLVNLSAGQPSAGAPAAVRAAAKEALDTTVLGYTVALGIPELRAAIAGQYLARHGLVVDPNDVVITTGSSGGFLLAFLASFDVGDRVAIASPGYPCYRNILSALGCEVVEIPCGPETRFQPTVQMLAALDPPVRGVIVASPANPTGTVIPPDELAAIASWCDTAGVRLISDEVYHGLVYEGAPATSCAWQTSRNAIVANSFSKYFAMTGWRLGWLLVPQELQRAVDRLTGNFTICPPTLPQFAAVAAFTPESIAEADALLHQYAANRRLLLDGLRRLGIDRLAPTDGAFYVYADVSHLTTDSLSFCSKLLDDTGVAIAPGIDFDPARGGSFVRMSFAGPTTDIDEALYRISSWLS; via the coding sequence ATGGACGTGTGGCTGGCCGCCGCGGAACGCCAGCGCAGCCACGGCGACCTGGTGAACCTATCCGCCGGTCAGCCCAGCGCGGGCGCCCCCGCCGCCGTCCGTGCCGCGGCGAAAGAGGCGCTGGACACCACCGTGCTCGGCTACACCGTCGCGCTGGGTATCCCGGAACTGCGTGCGGCCATCGCCGGCCAGTACCTCGCCCGGCACGGTCTCGTCGTCGACCCGAACGACGTGGTGATCACGACCGGTTCGTCGGGCGGCTTCCTGTTGGCGTTCCTGGCCAGCTTCGACGTCGGCGACCGGGTCGCGATCGCCAGCCCCGGCTACCCCTGCTATCGCAACATCCTCTCGGCGCTGGGCTGCGAAGTCGTCGAGATTCCCTGCGGCCCCGAGACCCGCTTCCAGCCGACGGTTCAGATGCTCGCGGCGCTCGATCCGCCCGTGCGGGGCGTCATCGTGGCGAGCCCGGCCAACCCGACCGGCACGGTGATTCCGCCGGACGAACTGGCGGCGATCGCGTCGTGGTGCGATACGGCCGGAGTGCGGCTGATCAGCGACGAGGTGTACCACGGGCTGGTCTACGAGGGTGCGCCCGCAACCAGTTGCGCATGGCAGACGTCGCGCAACGCGATTGTCGCCAACAGCTTTTCGAAGTACTTCGCGATGACGGGGTGGCGGCTGGGCTGGCTGCTGGTGCCGCAGGAACTGCAGCGTGCGGTGGACCGTCTGACGGGCAACTTCACGATCTGCCCGCCGACGCTGCCGCAATTCGCCGCGGTCGCGGCGTTCACCCCGGAGTCGATCGCCGAAGCCGACGCGCTGCTGCACCAGTACGCCGCCAACCGCCGGCTGCTACTGGACGGCCTGCGAAGGCTCGGCATCGACCGCCTGGCCCCGACCGACGGCGCGTTCTACGTGTACGCGGACGTCTCGCATCTGACCACCGACTCGTTGTCGTTCTGCTCGAAGCTGTTGGATGACACCGGTGTTGCGATCGCACCGGGTATCGACTTCGACCCAGCACGCGGCGGTTCGTTCGTGCGGATGTCGTTCGCGGGACCGACCACCGATATCGACGAAGCGTTGTACCGAATCAGCTCCTGGTTGAGCTGA
- the ipdE2 gene encoding acyl-CoA dehydrogenase IpdE2 — MSEERQLLRETAAALVDKHASPAAVREAMESERGYDESLWKLLCEQVGAAALVVPEELGGAGGELADAAVVLEELAKALVPTPLLGTTLAELALLAADEPDTEALEGLAEGTRLGAVAFDADHVVNGDIADVVIAANGDRLTRWTRFTAHRVDAMDLTRRLARVEAQDTADIAADPGLADTAALLLAAEQIGAASRCLDLTVQYTKDRVQFGRPIGSFQALKHRMADLYVAVQSARAVVDEAIAAPSPTSAALARFSASEAFTKVAGEAVQMHGGIAITWEHDIQLYFKRAHGSAQLLGPPRDYLRRLESEVL; from the coding sequence ATGAGTGAAGAACGTCAACTCCTGCGCGAGACGGCCGCCGCGCTGGTCGACAAGCACGCATCACCCGCGGCGGTCCGCGAGGCGATGGAATCCGAACGCGGATACGACGAGTCGCTGTGGAAGCTGCTGTGCGAGCAGGTCGGCGCGGCGGCACTCGTCGTGCCCGAGGAACTCGGCGGCGCGGGCGGTGAACTCGCCGACGCCGCCGTCGTGCTCGAGGAACTCGCCAAGGCTTTGGTACCGACCCCGCTGCTCGGCACCACACTCGCGGAGTTGGCACTGCTGGCCGCGGACGAACCCGACACCGAGGCGCTCGAGGGGCTGGCTGAGGGCACCCGGTTGGGCGCCGTCGCTTTCGATGCCGACCATGTGGTCAACGGTGACATCGCAGACGTGGTGATCGCCGCCAATGGCGATCGGCTGACCAGGTGGACGCGGTTCACCGCCCACCGGGTCGACGCGATGGACCTGACGCGACGGCTGGCGCGCGTCGAAGCGCAGGACACCGCGGACATCGCCGCCGACCCAGGCCTCGCCGACACCGCCGCGCTGTTGCTTGCCGCCGAGCAGATCGGCGCGGCGTCGCGTTGCCTCGACCTCACCGTGCAGTACACCAAGGACCGGGTGCAGTTCGGCAGGCCCATCGGCAGTTTCCAGGCGCTCAAGCATCGGATGGCGGACCTGTACGTCGCGGTGCAGTCAGCGCGCGCGGTCGTCGACGAGGCGATCGCCGCGCCGTCACCGACATCCGCAGCGCTGGCCCGGTTTTCGGCCAGCGAGGCGTTCACCAAGGTCGCCGGCGAAGCCGTGCAGATGCATGGTGGCATCGCGATCACCTGGGAGCACGACATCCAGCTGTACTTCAAGCGCGCGCACGGCAGCGCGCAGCTGCTCGGACCGCCGCGGGACTACCTGCGGCGGCTCGAATCCGAAGTGCTTTAG
- a CDS encoding acyl-CoA dehydrogenase family protein, which yields MNFELDEQQRDFAASIDAALGAADLPGAIRAWAAGDTAPGRKVWAQLTDLGVTALVVPEKYDGIEAHPVDLVVAAERLGRWCVPGPVVESIAVAPVLLAVDERSAALAAGELIATVALPPHVPYAVDADTAGLILVADNNEVRDGAAGAQHESVDPSRKLFEVSASGDAKKADVARAYEFGVLATAAQLVGAGQAMLDMSVEYAKQRTQFGKVIGTYQAIKHKLADVHIAVELARPLVYGAALSLADHSPDTARDVSAAKAAAADAALLAARSALQTHGAIGFTQEHDLSLWLLRVQALRSAWGDPAVHRQRVLEALS from the coding sequence ATGAACTTCGAATTGGACGAACAGCAGCGCGACTTCGCGGCGAGTATCGACGCCGCGCTGGGCGCCGCCGATCTGCCGGGTGCGATCCGGGCGTGGGCGGCCGGTGACACGGCGCCCGGCCGCAAGGTGTGGGCGCAGCTGACCGACCTCGGCGTCACCGCGCTCGTGGTCCCCGAGAAGTACGACGGGATCGAGGCGCACCCGGTGGATCTTGTGGTCGCCGCCGAACGTCTCGGTCGGTGGTGCGTGCCGGGTCCGGTCGTCGAATCCATCGCAGTCGCACCAGTTCTGCTCGCCGTCGACGAGCGCAGTGCCGCGCTGGCCGCCGGTGAGCTCATCGCCACCGTCGCCCTGCCACCGCATGTGCCGTACGCCGTCGACGCGGATACCGCCGGACTCATCCTGGTGGCCGACAACAACGAGGTGCGCGACGGCGCTGCAGGCGCGCAGCACGAGTCCGTGGATCCGAGCCGGAAGCTGTTCGAGGTCAGCGCTTCCGGCGACGCGAAGAAGGCCGACGTCGCGCGAGCGTACGAATTCGGCGTGTTGGCGACGGCAGCGCAACTGGTCGGTGCCGGGCAGGCGATGCTCGACATGTCGGTCGAATACGCCAAGCAGCGCACCCAGTTCGGCAAGGTGATCGGTACCTATCAGGCGATCAAGCACAAGCTCGCCGACGTGCACATCGCCGTCGAACTGGCCCGCCCACTGGTGTACGGCGCGGCGCTGTCGCTGGCCGACCATTCACCCGACACCGCGCGCGACGTCAGCGCCGCCAAGGCCGCCGCGGCCGACGCGGCACTGCTGGCGGCCCGTTCGGCCCTGCAGACCCACGGCGCCATCGGCTTCACCCAGGAACACGACCTGTCATTGTGGTTGCTGCGCGTGCAGGCGCTGCGCTCGGCGTGGGGCGACCCGGCGGTGCATCGCCAGCGGGTATTGGAGGCGCTGTCATGA